One Carcharodon carcharias isolate sCarCar2 chromosome 1, sCarCar2.pri, whole genome shotgun sequence DNA window includes the following coding sequences:
- the enoph1 gene encoding enolase-phosphatase E1: MVLTVVPSGIAVFLLDIEGTTTPISFVKDVLFPYVKRNVKGYLHTHWHEKECQEDVELLRKQAKDDNQFDGAVLIPECHSGENADKEQAIKAVINYILWQMSQDRKTTALKQLQGHMWTEAYVRGEVKGEVYEDVSPAIKKWRKAGKKVYIYSSGSVEAQKLLFGYSVEGDLLELFDGHFDTKIGSKVEMESYRRIAQNIGCSTGNILFLTDVTKEARAAGQAGVQVTLVVRPGNTELTEEETSDSIITSFSELLLSDHK; the protein is encoded by the exons ATGGTGCTAACTGTTGTTCCTTCAGGAATCGCAGTGTTTCTGCTGGATATCGAGGGGACCACAACACCCATCTCCTTTGTAAAG GATGTTTTGTTTCCTTACGTCAAGAGAAATGTGAAGGGATACCTTCATACACACTGGCATGAGAAGGAATGTCAGGAAGATGTGGAGCTTTTGAGAAAACAG GCTAAAGATGACAATCAATTCGACGGAGCAGTGCTAATTCCTGAATGTCACTCAGGAGAGAATGCTGACAAGGAACAAGCTATCAAAGCTGTGATAAACTACATCTTGTGGCAGATGTCCCAGGACAGGAAGACAACAGCTTTGAAACAGCTACAGGGCCACATGTGGACGGAAGCCTATGTACGTGGAGAAGTGAAAGGAGA AGTGTATGAAGATGTTTCTCCAGCTATTAAGAAATGGAGGAAGGCAGGCAAGAAGGTGTACATCTATTCCTCAGGCAGCGTGGAGGCTCAGAAACTTCTGTTTGGATACTCAGTTGAAGGAGACCTATTGGAG CTTTTTGATGGCCATTTTGACACCAAGATTGGATCCAAAGTAGAAATGGAAAGCTACAGAAGAATTGCTCAAAACATTGGTTGTTCTACGGGCAACATACTTTTTCTAACAGATGTGACTAAAG AGGCAAGGGCTGCGGGACAAGCAGGAGTTCAAGTCACTCTTGTGGTGAGGCCTGGAAACACAGAGCTGACAGAAGAAGAAACGTCTGATTCTATTATTACCTCCTTTAGTGAACTGTTATTATCTGATCACAAATGA